Proteins from one Embleya scabrispora genomic window:
- a CDS encoding ABC transporter ATP-binding protein, with product MTATEPIAGVGTHGALAAVATDLTKVYGEGETRVIALDGVSVGFRRAEYTAIMGPSGSGKSTLMHCMAGLDSITFGSVRLGDAELSTLNDKQLTLLRREKVGFVFQSFNLLPTLTALENVTLPMDIAGVKPDKAWLDHVIETVGLRDRLRHRPSELSGGQQQRVACARALASKPEIIFADEPTGNLDSRSGAEVLGFLRSSVYDLGQTIVMVTHDPNAASYADRVVFLADGRIVDEMAAPTSDLVLERMKRFEAQRTS from the coding sequence GTGACCGCCACCGAACCCATCGCGGGAGTCGGGACGCACGGCGCGCTCGCCGCCGTCGCCACCGACCTGACCAAGGTCTACGGCGAGGGCGAGACGCGGGTGATCGCGCTCGACGGCGTCTCGGTCGGCTTCCGGCGCGCGGAGTACACCGCGATCATGGGGCCCTCCGGGTCGGGCAAGTCCACGCTGATGCACTGCATGGCGGGGCTCGACTCGATCACGTTCGGCTCGGTGCGACTCGGCGACGCGGAGTTGTCCACGTTGAACGACAAACAGCTCACCCTGCTCCGCCGGGAGAAGGTCGGTTTCGTCTTCCAGTCGTTCAACCTGCTGCCCACGCTCACCGCGCTGGAGAACGTCACGCTCCCGATGGACATCGCGGGGGTCAAGCCCGACAAGGCCTGGCTCGACCATGTGATCGAGACCGTCGGGCTGCGCGACCGGCTCAGGCACCGGCCGAGCGAGTTGTCCGGCGGCCAGCAGCAGCGCGTCGCGTGCGCCCGCGCGCTGGCGAGCAAACCGGAGATCATCTTCGCCGACGAACCGACCGGCAACCTCGACTCGCGCTCCGGCGCCGAGGTCCTGGGCTTCCTCCGCAGCAGCGTCTACGACCTGGGCCAGACCATCGTGATGGTCACCCACGACCCGAACGCGGCCTCCTACGCGGACCGCGTGGTGTTCCTGGCCGACGGCCGGATCGTCGACGAGATGGCCGCGCCGACCTCCGACCTGGTCCTGGAACGCATGAAGCGCTTCGAGGCCCAGCGCACGAGCTGA
- a CDS encoding NAD(P)/FAD-dependent oxidoreductase produces the protein MSNTDRPRILIVGGGYVGLYAAQRILKKMRFGEATVTVVDPRSYMTYQPFLPEAAAGSISPRHVVVPLRRVLPNAEIVNGRVTSVDHDRKVALVEPLAGESYELGFDYIVIALGSISRTFPIPGLAENGIGLKTIEEAIALRNHVLGQLDLADSTTDEDIRRKALTFCFVGGGFAGIEALAEVEDMARDAVRYYKNLKREDMRFVMVEAANRILPEVGPELGAWTLERLKSRDIEFHLETSLKSCVDKHCVLSNDVEFDASTILWTAGVKPNPVLSEYGLPLGPRGHVDTRTTLQVVGMDNVFAAGDNAQVPDLAVGEGAWCPPNAQHALRQARVLGDNVVSVMRGFPPQEYKHKNLGAVAGLGLHKGVAVMFGRFKLKGLPAWLFHRTYHGAMVPTFNRKFRVFADWTLSAFFRREIVSLGAMEHPRDEFAEAALPAPRPAAEPVAKS, from the coding sequence ATGAGCAACACGGATCGCCCTCGCATCCTCATCGTCGGCGGCGGCTACGTTGGTCTGTACGCCGCGCAGCGCATCCTCAAGAAGATGCGCTTCGGCGAAGCGACCGTCACGGTCGTCGACCCGCGGTCGTACATGACCTACCAGCCCTTCCTCCCGGAAGCGGCCGCCGGCAGCATCTCACCGCGCCACGTCGTGGTGCCGCTGCGCCGTGTCCTGCCCAACGCCGAGATCGTCAACGGCCGGGTCACCTCCGTCGACCACGACCGCAAGGTGGCGCTCGTCGAGCCGCTGGCCGGCGAGTCCTACGAACTCGGCTTCGACTACATCGTCATCGCGCTCGGCTCCATATCGCGGACCTTCCCCATTCCCGGCCTCGCCGAGAACGGCATCGGTCTCAAGACCATCGAAGAAGCCATCGCACTGCGCAACCACGTGCTCGGGCAGCTCGACCTGGCCGACTCCACCACCGACGAGGACATCCGCCGCAAGGCGCTGACGTTCTGCTTCGTCGGCGGCGGCTTCGCCGGTATCGAGGCGCTGGCCGAGGTCGAGGACATGGCCCGCGACGCGGTGCGCTACTACAAGAACCTCAAGCGCGAGGACATGCGCTTCGTGATGGTGGAGGCGGCCAACCGCATCCTCCCCGAGGTCGGTCCCGAGCTCGGCGCGTGGACGCTGGAGCGGCTGAAGAGCCGCGACATCGAGTTCCACCTGGAGACCTCGCTCAAGTCGTGCGTCGACAAGCACTGCGTGCTCTCGAACGACGTCGAGTTCGACGCCTCGACGATCCTGTGGACCGCGGGCGTCAAGCCCAACCCGGTGCTGTCGGAGTACGGTCTGCCGCTCGGCCCGCGCGGTCACGTCGACACCCGCACCACCCTCCAGGTGGTCGGCATGGACAACGTGTTCGCCGCCGGCGACAACGCCCAGGTGCCGGACCTGGCCGTGGGCGAGGGCGCCTGGTGCCCGCCGAACGCGCAGCACGCGCTGCGGCAGGCCCGGGTCCTGGGCGACAACGTCGTCTCGGTCATGCGCGGCTTCCCGCCGCAGGAGTACAAGCACAAGAACCTCGGCGCGGTGGCCGGCCTCGGTCTGCACAAGGGCGTCGCGGTGATGTTCGGCCGGTTCAAGCTCAAGGGCCTGCCGGCCTGGCTGTTCCACCGCACCTACCACGGTGCGATGGTGCCGACGTTCAACCGCAAGTTCCGGGTCTTCGCCGACTGGACGCTGTCGGCGTTCTTCCGGCGCGAGATCGTCTCGCTCGGCGCGATGGAACACCCGCGCGACGAGTTCGCCGAGGCGGCGCTGCCCGCGCCCCGGCCGGCCGCGGAGCCCGTGGCCAAGTCGTAG
- a CDS encoding Ppx/GppA phosphatase family protein: MTRRVAAIDCGTNSIRLLVADLDPAAGTLVDLDRRMRIVRLGQGVDRTGRLAPEALERTFAACVDYAEVIRELGAERVRFVATSASRDAENRDEFRDGVRKILGVEPEVISGDEEAALSFVGATRELAGTGAVETPYLVVDLGGGSTEFVLGTDRPEAARSVDIGCVRMTERHLRDDPPTPAQIAAAITDIEAALDQVAAVVPLARARTLVGLAGSVTTVAGIALDLPEYDSTAIHHARPTLDQVRTVTARLLASTHAERATIPVLHPGRVDVIAAGALVLRTIMERTGLTEVVVSEHDILDGIAWSEAEAPAGE, translated from the coding sequence ATGACCCGACGCGTGGCCGCGATCGACTGCGGCACCAACTCCATCCGCCTGCTCGTCGCCGACCTGGACCCGGCCGCCGGCACCCTGGTCGACCTGGACCGCCGAATGCGGATCGTCCGACTCGGCCAGGGCGTGGACCGGACCGGCCGGCTGGCCCCGGAGGCCCTGGAGCGCACCTTCGCGGCGTGCGTCGACTACGCCGAGGTGATCCGCGAACTGGGCGCCGAGCGGGTGCGTTTCGTGGCCACCAGCGCCAGCCGGGACGCGGAGAACCGGGACGAGTTCCGCGACGGCGTCCGCAAGATCCTGGGCGTCGAGCCGGAGGTGATCTCGGGCGACGAGGAGGCCGCGCTGTCCTTCGTGGGGGCGACCCGCGAACTGGCCGGGACCGGCGCCGTCGAGACGCCCTACCTCGTGGTCGACCTCGGCGGCGGCTCCACCGAATTCGTCCTCGGCACCGACCGGCCCGAGGCGGCCCGGTCGGTGGACATCGGCTGTGTCCGGATGACCGAGCGCCACCTGCGCGACGACCCGCCGACGCCGGCCCAGATCGCCGCCGCGATCACCGACATCGAGGCCGCCCTGGACCAGGTCGCGGCCGTGGTCCCCCTGGCGCGCGCCCGCACCCTGGTCGGCCTGGCCGGCTCGGTGACCACGGTCGCGGGCATCGCGCTCGACCTGCCCGAATACGACTCGACCGCGATCCACCACGCCCGGCCGACCCTGGACCAGGTCCGCACCGTCACCGCCCGCCTCCTGGCGAGCACCCACGCCGAACGCGCGACCATCCCCGTCCTGCACCCGGGCCGCGTCGACGTCATCGCCGCCGGCGCCCTGGTCCTGCGCACGATCATGGAACGCACCGGCCTGACCGAGGTCGTGGTCAGCGAACACGACATCCTGGACGGCATCGCCTGGTCCGAGGCGGAGGCCCCGGCCGGCGAGTAG
- a CDS encoding DUF501 domain-containing protein: MDQQDIDAVKAQLGRTPRGLRGVAHRCPCGLPDVVETAPRLEDGSPFPTLYYLTCPRAASAIGTLEANNVMREMNARLAEDEDLAARYAAAHEDYIARRDTIEVLEGFPSAGGMPDRVKCLHVLVGHALAAGRGVNPLGDEALDALPDWWAKGPCVCVDAPADAPADATPPAAAPPADVAAPEDETR, from the coding sequence ATGGATCAGCAGGACATCGACGCCGTCAAGGCGCAGCTCGGCCGTACCCCGCGTGGTCTGCGCGGCGTCGCCCACCGGTGCCCGTGTGGGCTGCCGGACGTCGTGGAGACCGCCCCGCGCCTGGAGGACGGCTCGCCGTTCCCGACGCTGTACTACCTGACCTGCCCTCGGGCGGCGTCCGCGATCGGGACGCTGGAGGCGAACAACGTCATGCGCGAGATGAACGCGCGCCTGGCGGAGGACGAGGACCTGGCCGCCCGGTACGCCGCCGCGCACGAGGACTACATCGCGCGCCGGGACACGATCGAGGTGCTGGAGGGCTTCCCGTCGGCGGGCGGCATGCCGGACCGGGTCAAATGCCTGCACGTCCTGGTCGGCCACGCGCTCGCCGCCGGACGCGGCGTCAACCCGCTCGGCGACGAGGCGCTGGACGCGCTGCCCGACTGGTGGGCCAAGGGCCCGTGCGTGTGCGTGGACGCCCCCGCCGACGCCCCCGCCGACGCAACCCCTCCCGCCGCCGCTCCGCCCGCCGACGTCGCCGCCCCGGAGGACGAGACCCGATGA
- a CDS encoding FtsB family cell division protein, with protein sequence MSEQGEGGRRTAGPTRAARASRAVAPPRQARGTRPASAPSRSAGPKPAKPKTAAGSFKDSAAAASLGRLRRRGGGKWIVLTLVVLSLAIALVYPLRQYLAQRSDVADLRESTRKQQSETERMRSDLERWNDPAYVRQQARERLHFVYPGDTAYLVVPPGGITGDPAPPTPAQASSPPWYRNLWDSTRDADKAGTPTPSTPPTPTRTPATSIG encoded by the coding sequence GTGAGCGAGCAGGGCGAGGGCGGTCGCAGGACGGCCGGGCCGACTCGGGCCGCCCGCGCGTCCCGAGCCGTCGCACCGCCGCGTCAGGCCCGCGGTACGCGCCCGGCATCGGCCCCGTCGAGGTCGGCCGGGCCGAAGCCCGCCAAGCCGAAGACCGCGGCCGGGTCCTTCAAGGACTCGGCCGCGGCGGCGAGCCTGGGTCGGCTGCGCCGGCGCGGCGGCGGCAAGTGGATCGTGCTGACCCTGGTGGTGCTGAGCCTGGCGATCGCCCTCGTCTATCCGCTGCGGCAATACCTGGCGCAGCGCTCCGACGTGGCCGACCTGCGCGAGAGCACCCGCAAGCAGCAGTCCGAGACCGAGCGCATGCGGTCCGATCTGGAGCGCTGGAACGACCCGGCGTACGTCCGGCAACAGGCGCGCGAGCGCCTGCACTTCGTCTACCCGGGCGACACCGCCTACCTGGTGGTGCCGCCGGGCGGCATTACGGGCGACCCGGCGCCGCCCACCCCGGCCCAGGCCAGCTCGCCGCCGTGGTACCGCAACCTGTGGGACTCCACCCGCGACGCGGACAAGGCCGGTACCCCGACCCCGAGCACGCCCCCGACGCCCACGAGGACACCCGCCACGTCGATCGGCTAG
- the eno gene encoding phosphopyruvate hydratase, whose product MPSIDVIHAREILDSRGNPTVEVEVVLDDGSSGRAAVPSGASTGAFEAVELRDGDESRYGGKGVQKAVDAVNDRIYDEIVGTEADDQRLIDQAMIDLDGTENKGELGANAILGVSLAVAHAAAESVNLPLFRYLGGPNAHVLPVPMMNILNGGAHADTNVDIQEFMIAPIGAETFAEAVRWGAEVYHCLKSVLKARGLATSIGDEGGFAPNLENNRAALDLIVEAIEKAGYTPGTDIALAMDAAASEFYTDGAYVFEGAKKTSAEMSAYYAELVDAYPLVSIEDPLDESDWDGWVALTAQVGDKVQLVGDDLFVTNPERLARGIAEKAGNALLVKVNQIGTLTEAFDAVSLAHRNGYRCMMSHRSGETEDTTIADLAVATDCGQIKTGAPARSDRVAKYNQLLRIEEILDDAAEYAGRAAFPRFQG is encoded by the coding sequence GTGCCGTCCATCGACGTCATCCACGCCCGGGAGATCCTGGACTCCCGAGGGAACCCCACGGTGGAGGTCGAGGTCGTCCTCGACGACGGCAGCTCGGGCCGTGCCGCCGTGCCGTCCGGCGCTTCCACCGGTGCCTTCGAGGCCGTCGAGCTGCGGGACGGCGACGAGTCCCGCTACGGCGGCAAGGGTGTACAAAAGGCCGTCGACGCGGTCAACGACCGCATCTACGACGAGATCGTCGGCACCGAGGCCGACGACCAGCGGCTGATCGACCAGGCGATGATCGACCTGGACGGCACCGAGAACAAGGGCGAACTGGGCGCCAACGCCATCCTCGGCGTCTCGCTCGCCGTGGCGCACGCCGCCGCCGAATCGGTGAACCTGCCGCTGTTCCGCTACCTCGGCGGCCCGAACGCGCACGTGCTTCCCGTGCCGATGATGAACATCCTCAACGGTGGTGCGCACGCGGACACCAACGTCGACATCCAGGAGTTCATGATCGCGCCGATCGGCGCGGAGACCTTCGCCGAGGCGGTGCGCTGGGGCGCGGAGGTGTACCACTGCCTCAAGTCCGTGCTGAAGGCGCGCGGCCTGGCCACCAGCATCGGCGACGAGGGCGGCTTCGCGCCGAACCTGGAGAACAACCGCGCCGCGCTGGACCTGATCGTCGAGGCGATCGAGAAGGCCGGCTACACCCCGGGCACCGACATCGCGCTCGCCATGGACGCGGCGGCCAGCGAGTTCTACACCGACGGCGCGTACGTCTTCGAGGGCGCCAAGAAGACCTCCGCCGAGATGTCGGCCTACTACGCCGAGCTGGTCGACGCGTACCCGCTGGTCTCGATCGAGGACCCGCTGGACGAGAGCGACTGGGACGGCTGGGTCGCGCTCACCGCGCAGGTCGGCGACAAGGTCCAGCTCGTCGGCGACGACCTGTTCGTCACCAACCCGGAGCGCCTGGCGCGCGGCATCGCCGAGAAGGCGGGCAACGCCCTCCTGGTGAAGGTCAACCAGATCGGCACGCTCACCGAGGCCTTCGACGCCGTGTCGCTCGCCCACCGCAACGGCTACCGGTGCATGATGAGTCACCGGTCCGGCGAGACCGAGGACACCACGATCGCGGACCTCGCCGTGGCCACGGACTGCGGCCAGATCAAGACGGGCGCCCCGGCGCGCTCCGACCGGGTCGCCAAGTACAACCAGCTGCTGCGCATCGAGGAGATCCTCGACGACGCGGCGGAGTACGCCGGCCGCGCCGCGTTCCCGCGCTTCCAGGGCTGA
- a CDS encoding SseB family protein encodes MTEPDPGDISPLVREIGRLLAGEGDPPALLSALLAARLYCERPERVGFAAIGPPGGGVVPVFTSEEQLALFVRGGCDWFATEGADLLRLLPPGYDIAVDLAGPRPVRLRASLWNAEAADG; translated from the coding sequence ATGACCGAACCGGATCCGGGGGACATATCGCCGCTCGTGCGGGAGATCGGCCGGCTGCTCGCGGGCGAGGGCGACCCGCCGGCGCTGCTGAGCGCGCTGCTCGCGGCCCGGCTGTACTGCGAACGACCCGAGCGGGTCGGCTTCGCGGCGATCGGCCCGCCGGGTGGCGGGGTGGTCCCGGTGTTCACGTCGGAGGAGCAGTTGGCGCTGTTCGTCCGGGGCGGGTGCGACTGGTTCGCCACCGAAGGCGCCGACCTGCTGCGGCTGTTGCCGCCCGGCTACGACATCGCCGTCGACCTGGCCGGCCCGCGACCGGTGCGGCTGCGGGCGAGTCTGTGGAACGCGGAGGCGGCGGATGGGTGA
- a CDS encoding DUF6531 domain-containing protein: MLTSGEPLTPDSQPRGLIPGDWEVLQAVADMLTRFSVQALEAKGRLGKIEGKDLWQGDAAEGFRKDLGIVTEILGLHGKEYPSVAAKLREFAEVLRFAQGECANEIIPKAKQAFWLIEAQAREQESYDLAKRDQDVQKANGVGKECLPSLPHKPEGHPGADMLREAQEQLKRVRERVERADAHALLELRKSRGVLDLDPDIWKTLRQAGIDFAKGAGSGVFELASFAWTIDPARTFVDPIAYATDLKGIAGGMLGIARDPVGFAQDTVVSSWEDFKKNPARWLGHVAPDLALTLATRGGNKALTPAEQVEKNIAKRDNPRCRAAEACTREGEPIDVVTGEMVLPQTDVTLPGALPLVLERHHRTAFGGGRFFGERWASTFDQCLRLGADRVTFTAADGMTLRYPVPRPGEPVLPMGGYRWPLAWDGAGSFTVTDPRRGWTWSFAALPGAASRRIPVRALTDRNANRVEYAYDAEGVPREVTHSGGYRVAVDSAASLVTGLRLLDTDPVTHASTYDPAASVDLVTFTHDDAGNLTEVVNSSGRPLRFTYDTDHRMTSWTDRNGTWYQYEYDEAGRCVRGSGIDGILDNTFAYDEASRTTRMTDALGAVRTYEYNDWSQVIRETDPAGGTRHTEWDSYNRRVAITDELGHTTRYTYDAAGNTTGVILPNGTFTVADHDPTLCRPTRITGLDGGVRSHTYDTRANLLTTTDELGAITSHTYNEAGHLTTITNALGHTTTVTPNPAGLPIAVTDPLGATTKLTRNAFGRPTTLTDPMGHTTKTTWTVEGQPARRERPDGTIEFWTWDGEGNLRHHVNPAGFTTSYESTHFDLPAARTGPDGARLEFTYDAELRLTEVTNPQGRTWRYAYDSVGRLAAETDFNGRELTYHYDAAGRLIRHRNGAGEIIAYTRDATGWVTSQRHDATQYETIYHFDAAGRLIRAIAPEADLILTYDALGRITAETTNGRTLSNAYDAAGNRIRRTTPAGHVTEWTYDPSGRPTALHIAGNRLEFTFDPAGRETIRRFGDRVTFAQEWNETHHLISRTTCVGDPAGRIAASLDPDLGVIERSRQNYTFRADGFVTSIDEPNIGLKTYDLNEVGRVTAVRAHGWTERYAYDRAGNQLHADWPESESAGGGREVVGTLIRRAGRIRYKYDEQGRIIQRTQKTLSGKSKSWIYAWGPEDRLTSVVTPDGITWQYIYDALARRIAKQQLTPSGTVATEVLFSWDNSFLAEQDTPEDATTTWEYESGDNHRPLLQVDTSVGEEGKNVCCLAIVCALDGTPVELIDTEGAVAWHSRHTLWGARIAATPGDLDCPLGFPGQYRDSESQIFHSVFRQYDPILAQFCSPDPLGIEASPNHHAYVINPVAWSDPLGLAPQGAKDPISLGPGFTARIDVFPMGLGTDFEIHVYKGGVDYGVYGSTGWFAKHGHGTDIEVPAAIENSLRGMAIEMLRRTNRLGPRGTEDISGDNWHRPRLTGGGCK; encoded by the coding sequence GTGTTGACATCCGGCGAACCACTCACCCCCGACTCGCAGCCTCGCGGCCTGATACCGGGCGACTGGGAGGTGTTGCAGGCGGTCGCCGACATGCTGACCCGGTTCTCGGTGCAGGCGTTGGAGGCCAAGGGACGGCTCGGCAAGATCGAGGGCAAGGACCTCTGGCAGGGCGACGCGGCGGAGGGTTTTCGCAAGGACCTCGGGATCGTCACCGAGATCCTGGGCCTGCACGGCAAGGAATACCCGAGCGTCGCCGCGAAGTTGCGCGAGTTCGCCGAGGTGTTGCGGTTCGCCCAGGGCGAGTGCGCGAACGAGATCATCCCGAAGGCGAAGCAGGCGTTCTGGCTGATCGAGGCGCAGGCGCGCGAGCAGGAGTCGTACGACCTGGCCAAGCGCGATCAGGATGTGCAGAAGGCCAACGGCGTCGGCAAGGAGTGCCTGCCCTCGTTGCCGCACAAGCCCGAGGGCCACCCGGGCGCGGACATGTTGCGCGAGGCGCAGGAGCAGTTGAAGCGGGTGCGCGAGCGGGTGGAAAGGGCCGACGCGCACGCGCTGTTGGAACTGCGCAAGTCCCGTGGCGTTCTCGACCTCGACCCGGACATATGGAAGACGCTCCGCCAGGCCGGGATCGATTTCGCCAAGGGCGCCGGCAGTGGAGTCTTCGAGCTCGCGAGCTTCGCGTGGACGATCGACCCGGCTCGGACCTTCGTCGACCCGATCGCGTACGCCACCGATCTCAAGGGCATCGCGGGCGGCATGCTCGGCATCGCCCGGGACCCGGTGGGGTTCGCCCAGGACACGGTCGTCTCCTCGTGGGAGGACTTCAAGAAGAACCCGGCCCGCTGGCTCGGCCACGTGGCGCCCGACCTGGCCCTGACGCTGGCGACGCGCGGCGGCAACAAGGCGCTGACGCCCGCCGAGCAGGTCGAGAAGAACATCGCCAAGCGGGACAACCCGCGCTGCCGGGCCGCGGAGGCGTGCACACGCGAGGGCGAGCCGATCGACGTGGTCACCGGCGAGATGGTGCTGCCGCAGACCGACGTGACGCTGCCGGGCGCGCTGCCGTTGGTGCTGGAGCGGCACCACCGGACGGCGTTCGGCGGGGGCCGGTTCTTCGGCGAGCGGTGGGCGTCGACGTTCGACCAGTGCCTGCGTCTGGGCGCGGACCGGGTCACGTTCACGGCCGCCGACGGGATGACGCTGCGCTACCCGGTGCCGAGGCCGGGCGAGCCGGTGCTGCCGATGGGCGGATATCGGTGGCCCCTGGCGTGGGACGGCGCCGGGAGCTTCACGGTCACCGACCCGCGGCGGGGGTGGACGTGGTCCTTCGCGGCCCTGCCGGGTGCGGCCTCGCGGCGAATACCGGTGCGAGCGCTGACGGATCGCAACGCCAACCGCGTCGAGTACGCCTACGACGCGGAGGGCGTGCCGCGCGAGGTCACCCACTCGGGCGGCTACCGGGTGGCGGTCGACTCGGCGGCGAGCCTGGTCACGGGCCTGCGCCTCCTCGACACGGACCCCGTCACCCACGCGAGCACGTACGACCCGGCGGCCTCCGTCGACCTCGTCACCTTCACCCACGACGACGCCGGCAACCTCACCGAAGTCGTCAACTCCTCCGGCCGCCCCCTGCGCTTCACCTACGACACCGACCACCGCATGACGTCCTGGACCGACCGCAACGGCACCTGGTACCAGTACGAGTACGACGAGGCGGGCCGCTGCGTACGCGGCTCCGGCATCGACGGCATCCTGGACAACACCTTCGCCTACGACGAGGCATCCCGGACCACCAGGATGACCGACGCGTTGGGCGCCGTCCGAACCTACGAATACAACGACTGGTCCCAGGTCATCCGCGAAACCGACCCGGCAGGCGGCACCCGCCACACCGAATGGGACTCCTACAACCGCCGAGTCGCAATCACCGACGAACTCGGCCACACCACGAGGTACACCTACGACGCGGCCGGCAACACCACCGGCGTAATCCTCCCCAACGGCACCTTCACAGTCGCCGACCACGACCCCACCCTGTGCCGCCCGACCAGAATCACCGGCTTGGACGGCGGAGTCCGCAGCCACACCTACGACACCCGCGCCAACCTCCTCACCACCACCGACGAACTCGGCGCCATCACATCCCACACCTACAACGAGGCCGGCCACCTCACAACCATCACCAACGCTTTGGGCCACACCACAACGGTCACCCCCAACCCGGCCGGCCTCCCGATCGCGGTAACCGACCCACTCGGCGCCACCACGAAGCTCACCCGCAACGCCTTCGGCCGCCCCACCACGCTGACCGACCCCATGGGCCACACCACCAAAACAACCTGGACGGTGGAAGGCCAACCAGCACGGCGCGAACGCCCAGACGGCACGATCGAATTTTGGACCTGGGACGGCGAGGGCAACCTCCGACACCACGTCAACCCAGCAGGCTTCACCACGTCCTACGAGTCGACGCACTTCGACTTGCCGGCGGCCCGAACCGGACCCGACGGCGCAAGGTTGGAATTCACCTACGACGCCGAACTCCGCCTCACCGAAGTCACCAACCCACAGGGTCGCACCTGGCGCTACGCCTACGACTCGGTAGGCCGCCTCGCCGCCGAGACGGACTTCAACGGTCGAGAATTGACCTACCATTACGATGCAGCCGGCCGGTTGATCCGACACAGGAACGGCGCGGGAGAGATCATCGCGTACACCCGCGACGCCACCGGCTGGGTCACTTCGCAGCGCCACGACGCAACCCAGTATGAAACGATTTACCACTTCGACGCCGCCGGCCGCCTGATCCGGGCTATCGCTCCGGAAGCGGATCTGATCCTCACGTATGACGCCCTTGGTCGTATCACGGCCGAGACTACCAACGGCCGTACGTTGTCCAACGCGTACGATGCGGCGGGAAACCGTATTCGCCGGACAACCCCCGCCGGCCACGTCACCGAATGGACCTACGATCCTTCGGGCCGCCCGACGGCCTTACATATTGCTGGAAATAGGCTCGAATTTACCTTCGATCCCGCCGGGCGCGAAACAATCCGTCGTTTCGGAGACCGGGTAACCTTCGCTCAAGAGTGGAACGAGACTCATCACCTCATCTCCCGGACAACCTGCGTCGGAGATCCGGCCGGCAGGATCGCTGCTTCCTTGGACCCGGACCTCGGCGTCATCGAACGTTCTCGTCAGAATTACACCTTCCGGGCCGACGGCTTCGTCACGTCGATCGACGAACCGAACATCGGCCTCAAGACGTATGACCTGAACGAGGTGGGCCGCGTCACCGCCGTTCGCGCGCATGGTTGGACGGAACGCTATGCGTACGACCGGGCCGGAAATCAACTTCATGCCGACTGGCCCGAATCCGAAAGCGCCGGAGGCGGGCGGGAAGTCGTCGGAACCCTGATCCGTCGCGCCGGCCGTATCCGCTATAAATATGACGAACAAGGGCGCATAATCCAACGGACACAAAAGACCCTGTCCGGAAAATCCAAGTCCTGGATCTACGCCTGGGGTCCGGAGGATCGACTGACGAGCGTCGTCACGCCGGACGGCATCACCTGGCAATACATCTATGATGCGCTGGCCCGCCGGATAGCCAAGCAACAATTGACGCCCAGCGGCACCGTTGCGACTGAAGTGCTCTTTTCCTGGGACAACTCATTCTTGGCAGAGCAGGATACGCCGGAGGACGCAACGACCACCTGGGAGTACGAATCCGGGGATAATCACCGTCCACTCCTGCAGGTCGACACTTCTGTAGGAGAGGAAGGAAAAAACGTGTGCTGCCTCGCAATCGTGTGTGCCCTCGACGGAACTCCCGTCGAACTCATCGACACCGAAGGGGCAGTTGCCTGGCATTCCCGGCATACGCTGTGGGGTGCGAGGATTGCGGCCACTCCCGGAGACTTGGACTGCCCACTCGGTTTTCCGGGACAGTACCGCGATTCGGAGTCTCAAATATTCCATAGTGTTTTTCGACAATATGATCCAATCCTTGCTCAATTTTGCAGCCCCGACCCTTTGGGTATCGAAGCGTCACCCAACCATCACGCCTACGTTATAAACCCTGTCGCGTGGTCCGATCCGCTCGGACTGGCCCCCCAGGGCGCCAAGGATCCCATAAGTCTCGGTCCGGGATTCACGGCAAGAATTGATGTATTTCCCATGGGGTTGGGGACCGACTTCGAAATCCATGTCTACAAGGGCGGCGTCGACTACGGTGTCTACGGCAGCACTGGGTGGTTCGCCAAGCATGGCCACGGAACGGACATCGAAGTCCCCGCCGCGATCGAAAATTCATTGAGGGGGATGGCTATCGAAATGCTCCGCAGGACCAATAGATTGGGTCCACGCGGAACCGAAGACATCTCGGGCGATAATTGGCATCGCCCGAGGCTGACGGGCGGAGGATGTAAATGA
- a CDS encoding DUF397 domain-containing protein: MDHRDRPARWRVSSHSGHEDCVAVAHFGHIGVRDSKVADGPIVTLSPAAWRALLYGVRPR; the protein is encoded by the coding sequence GTGGACCACAGGGACAGGCCGGCTCGGTGGAGGGTCAGCAGCCACAGCGGACACGAAGACTGCGTCGCCGTCGCCCACTTCGGACACATCGGAGTCCGAGATTCCAAGGTCGCCGACGGACCGATAGTCACCCTGTCCCCGGCCGCGTGGCGTGCGCTCCTCTACGGAGTCCGTCCGCGCTGA